One Blastocatellia bacterium genomic window carries:
- a CDS encoding cupin domain-containing protein, with product MPEPVVCDLSNPDTEAGNTPRARFPSGGEAPSAESRCYKFRSDYRWEGVPTRPYKDVPANWAQAVRCVLIGAGQEATDFHLRYFELAPGGYTSLEKHDHAHVIVAVRGKGIVVAAPHRFDVVPLDTVYIAPEAPHQIINAGQEPFGFLCIVDAVRDRPRALSSGEVSRLMENPALRDLIRTASSQAVSGTPCQPIGNAKGESNGE from the coding sequence GTGCCAGAGCCCGTCGTTTGCGACCTCTCCAATCCCGACACCGAAGCCGGTAACACCCCACGGGCCCGCTTTCCATCGGGAGGGGAAGCGCCTTCGGCTGAGAGTCGCTGTTACAAATTTCGCAGCGATTATCGCTGGGAGGGCGTGCCGACCCGACCGTACAAGGATGTTCCTGCCAATTGGGCGCAGGCCGTCCGTTGTGTTTTGATCGGTGCCGGGCAGGAAGCCACCGATTTTCATCTTCGCTATTTCGAGCTGGCTCCCGGTGGGTACACCAGCCTGGAGAAACACGACCATGCTCATGTCATCGTAGCGGTTCGAGGGAAGGGAATTGTCGTCGCTGCGCCCCACCGATTCGATGTTGTACCCCTTGACACCGTCTACATTGCTCCGGAAGCGCCGCATCAGATCATCAACGCCGGCCAGGAACCCTTCGGTTTCCTTTGCATCGTGGATGCTGTTCGAGATCGCCCCCGCGCGCTCTCATCCGGTGAAGTCAGCCGATTGATGGAGAATCCCGCGCTTCGAGATCTGATTCGGACTGCTTCCAGCCAGGCTGTCTCCGGCACGCCCTGCCAGCCTATTGGCAACGCGAAAGGGGAATCCAACGGCGAATGA
- a CDS encoding alcohol dehydrogenase catalytic domain-containing protein: MKVARLYDVDDIRIEEEPIPRPGPGDALVKTVACGICTSDIMPWYVRRKAPVVLGHEPVGIIAEIGAAVRGFRRGDRVFVHHHAPCCECKHCRRGDYSLCETWRRSKIIPGGIAEYFLVPETNLATDTLLLPESVSFEDGVLIEPTACVVKSLRKAGLAPGDDAVPGSPPGARPDVKSLVVIGLGIMGQLHVLLGRTWGAHPIIGVEKIPQRIQIGRELGCDLVLNPLNESVIEGVREITRGELADIVIVGPGSREAVALGLACAGRGSRIILFTPLPPGETVEIEPFHLYMNEISLIPSYSCGPPDTRRALELISAGIITARKLHLQSFPLHRTPEAFRAMAEARIVKAVITF, from the coding sequence ATGAAGGTCGCCCGGTTGTACGACGTTGACGATATTCGCATCGAGGAAGAACCCATTCCTCGCCCCGGACCGGGCGATGCATTGGTGAAAACCGTAGCCTGCGGGATTTGCACAAGCGACATCATGCCCTGGTACGTGCGACGGAAAGCTCCCGTCGTTCTCGGCCACGAACCCGTCGGTATCATCGCCGAGATCGGAGCCGCCGTCAGAGGATTTCGCAGGGGGGATCGTGTGTTTGTCCACCATCATGCTCCCTGCTGCGAGTGCAAACACTGTCGGCGCGGGGACTACAGCCTCTGCGAAACCTGGAGGCGATCGAAAATCATTCCCGGGGGAATCGCCGAATATTTCCTCGTGCCGGAGACCAACCTTGCGACCGACACGTTGTTGCTGCCGGAGAGCGTCTCGTTCGAGGATGGTGTACTCATCGAGCCAACGGCCTGCGTGGTGAAATCGCTGAGAAAGGCTGGACTCGCCCCGGGCGATGACGCCGTCCCGGGTTCGCCGCCAGGTGCTCGGCCAGATGTCAAGAGCCTCGTCGTCATCGGGCTGGGAATCATGGGCCAGCTCCACGTGCTCCTGGGCAGGACCTGGGGGGCTCATCCGATCATCGGCGTTGAGAAGATTCCCCAGCGCATTCAAATCGGACGGGAACTGGGCTGCGACCTTGTCCTCAATCCCTTAAACGAATCCGTCATCGAAGGCGTGCGCGAGATCACCAGGGGAGAACTGGCCGACATCGTTATCGTCGGTCCCGGATCGCGCGAAGCAGTAGCCCTGGGCCTGGCCTGTGCCGGGCGAGGCAGTCGCATCATTCTCTTCACACCGCTTCCCCCGGGTGAGACGGTCGAGATCGAGCCGTTTCACCTCTACATGAACGAGATCAGCCTGATACCAAGCTATTCCTGTGGGCCGCCCGATACGCGACGCGCCCTGGAGTTGATCTCAGCAGGAATCATCACGGCCAGGAAACTTCACCTCCAATCGTTCCCTCTCCACCGAACACCAGAAGCCTTCCGGGCAATGGCCGAAGCTCGAATCGTCAAAGCCGTCATCACCTTTTGA
- a CDS encoding OmcA/MtrC family decaheme c-type cytochrome encodes MKSRAKIKRLAFLLFVGVFALIFLQESKSQDYDQYHRITQPGLQVKILSVTIPQDRRPVVTFSVADGAGNPLDINGVTTMGPVDARFVIARIKPNETQYTAYTVRTQTGAVLGTVEQATTDSGGTFTFLSDGKYTYTFRTALPENYEATATHTVAVGASRNLTAFDGKTYYDDDTFTFVPAGGEPQVVRDVVGTASCNQCHDNLGAHGGRWNDVKTCVLCHTPQTADPDTGNTVDFKVMIHKIHRGAELPSVRAGNPYQIIGFRQTVHDFSTVEFPTDIRNCQKCHSGASQQDHYLNQLSRASCGSCHDDINWETGANHGPGIVARSDSTCTRCHTPTQAPGNEFDKLSVAGAHLIEWQSSQWPGLVYDIVNVTNTAPGQKPVVTFSVKDKNGNVIPLAQLDRLALVIAGPTKDYSQWWSEDPRASATTDDKGNYTYTFNRALPTDAVGTWAIGIEGRRVVKINKDGEEINYRDGGTNVVKYFAVTDSAPVARRAVVDIAKCNACHDRLSLHGSNRIGSVEHCVLCHNPNQTDANRRTPDVMPAETVDFRVMIHKIHTGEELQNKPYVIYGFAVPPAVGTRIDFSEVRYPTDRRNCEKCHRTDTWLLDRMPRDLLPTVTPRGFMNPTKPMAAVCTSCHDGVDAAAHAQLNTTSFGESCTVCHGEGKEFSVRKAHSRVDTRSF; translated from the coding sequence ATGAAAAGTCGGGCAAAGATCAAGAGGCTCGCCTTCTTACTATTTGTCGGAGTTTTTGCACTCATCTTTCTCCAGGAGAGTAAGAGCCAGGATTATGATCAGTACCACCGCATTACGCAACCGGGGCTTCAGGTGAAAATTCTCTCGGTGACGATTCCGCAGGACCGCCGTCCGGTGGTGACATTCAGCGTAGCCGATGGAGCGGGCAATCCACTCGACATTAACGGCGTCACGACCATGGGGCCGGTGGATGCCCGGTTTGTCATCGCACGAATCAAGCCCAACGAAACCCAGTACACAGCCTATACCGTGCGCACCCAGACGGGAGCGGTCCTGGGAACCGTTGAGCAAGCGACGACCGATTCGGGCGGAACCTTCACCTTCTTGAGCGATGGCAAATATACCTACACCTTCCGCACCGCCTTGCCGGAGAATTACGAAGCGACGGCGACCCATACCGTTGCCGTTGGAGCGAGTCGCAATCTCACGGCGTTTGACGGCAAGACCTACTACGACGACGACACCTTCACCTTCGTCCCGGCGGGAGGGGAACCCCAGGTGGTTCGAGATGTCGTCGGAACGGCAAGCTGCAATCAGTGCCATGATAACCTGGGCGCTCACGGAGGCCGATGGAATGACGTTAAGACCTGCGTGCTGTGCCACACGCCACAGACGGCGGATCCCGATACAGGCAACACGGTTGACTTCAAGGTCATGATTCACAAGATTCACCGAGGCGCCGAGTTGCCGAGTGTGCGTGCCGGTAATCCCTACCAAATTATCGGATTCCGCCAAACGGTCCATGACTTCTCGACCGTCGAGTTCCCCACCGACATTCGCAACTGCCAGAAGTGCCATTCCGGGGCCAGTCAACAGGATCATTACCTCAATCAGCTCTCCCGTGCCTCCTGTGGCTCCTGCCATGATGACATTAACTGGGAAACGGGAGCCAATCACGGACCGGGAATCGTCGCTCGCTCCGACTCCACCTGCACGCGCTGCCATACTCCCACACAGGCACCCGGCAACGAGTTTGATAAGCTCTCGGTGGCCGGCGCTCATCTGATCGAATGGCAGTCGAGCCAGTGGCCCGGACTGGTTTACGACATCGTCAATGTGACCAACACGGCTCCGGGGCAGAAGCCAGTCGTCACGTTCTCGGTCAAGGATAAGAATGGAAATGTCATTCCTCTGGCTCAGCTGGATCGGCTGGCTCTAGTCATCGCCGGGCCGACGAAGGATTACAGCCAGTGGTGGAGCGAAGATCCCCGTGCGAGCGCCACGACCGATGACAAAGGCAATTACACCTACACCTTCAATCGGGCTCTTCCCACCGATGCCGTCGGAACGTGGGCCATCGGCATCGAAGGTCGGCGTGTGGTCAAGATCAACAAGGACGGCGAGGAAATCAATTATCGTGATGGCGGAACGAACGTGGTGAAGTATTTCGCCGTCACCGATAGCGCCCCCGTTGCTCGCCGCGCCGTCGTTGACATAGCCAAGTGCAATGCCTGCCACGATCGCTTGTCACTACATGGATCCAACCGCATCGGCAGCGTGGAGCACTGCGTCCTGTGCCATAATCCGAATCAGACGGATGCCAACCGTCGCACACCTGACGTCATGCCCGCCGAGACGGTGGACTTCCGGGTGATGATCCACAAGATTCATACGGGCGAAGAGCTGCAAAACAAGCCTTATGTCATTTACGGGTTTGCTGTCCCGCCCGCCGTGGGGACGCGAATTGACTTCAGCGAGGTACGCTATCCCACCGATCGTCGCAACTGCGAGAAATGCCATCGAACGGACACCTGGTTGCTGGATCGAATGCCTAGAGACCTCCTTCCCACGGTCACTCCACGCGGGTTCATGAACCCCACCAAGCCGATGGCCGCCGTGTGCACCTCCTGCCACGATGGGGTTGACGCTGCGGCTCACGCGCAGTTGAATACGACGAGCTTCGGCGAATCCTGCACCGTCTGCCACGGAGAAGGAAAAGAGTTCTCCGTGCGGAAGGCGCACTCCCGCGTGGATACGCGGTCATTCTAG
- a CDS encoding M20/M25/M40 family metallo-hydrolase produces MERAVYTTRWNRTMGFLTGGVPVIILVAVMLSVSLAVGERTPPRSAAITAEEIDAHIRFLASDALAGRQPGTEGAEKAADYIASEFRAYGLRPLGEQNSFRQSFSFVSGIRLGPDNALTLMRGSQEVAFRPGRDFMPLAFSRDGSVEADVVFAGFGISAPDLGYDDYAGSDVSGKIVLLLTGSPEGDDPHGRFGRYLSPRYKTVAARDKGARGVLFIASEEDLSKEPLARLRYDHTFGDSGVLAFVISQRVAEEMLRTAGRDLTDVVHQMSTRKAPHSFALSSLRLRCRSDVIKERKTTANVVALLPGADPTFRGEYIIVGAHYDHLGRGGEDSLAPMQTGQIHNGADDNASGVAGLLELAQALAAERRRLKRSVLFVAFSAEEEGLLGSRHFVEHPPVPLERVIAMINLDMIGRMKDNTLIVYGLGTSPVWKPLLERLNQAARFQFSGRDDGVGPSDHTSFYLKDIPVLHFFTGVHEDYHKPSDDAEKINAEGERRIVTLVRDIVKELQQQPERPLFTKTRSPEPDRTQMGFRVSIGTIPDYGAEVEGVRLAGVRPGSPAEKAGLRAGDIIVRVGPRDVKNVYDYTYALQGLRPGQEVEFIILRGSERLTVRVIAERR; encoded by the coding sequence ATGGAAAGAGCGGTCTACACGACGCGGTGGAACCGCACGATGGGATTTCTCACAGGCGGCGTGCCCGTCATTATCCTGGTAGCGGTGATGCTCTCGGTCTCGTTGGCCGTTGGCGAGAGGACGCCTCCACGCAGCGCCGCTATCACAGCCGAAGAAATTGACGCCCATATCCGATTCCTCGCCTCGGATGCGCTCGCCGGGCGACAGCCCGGAACCGAAGGGGCAGAGAAGGCGGCCGACTACATCGCTTCGGAGTTTCGCGCCTATGGTCTTCGACCGCTCGGTGAGCAGAATAGCTTCCGCCAGTCATTTTCCTTCGTATCGGGGATTCGACTGGGTCCGGACAATGCTCTGACGCTGATGCGAGGATCACAGGAAGTGGCCTTTCGGCCAGGACGTGATTTTATGCCACTCGCGTTCTCCCGCGATGGATCGGTCGAGGCGGATGTCGTCTTCGCTGGATTCGGCATCTCCGCCCCTGACCTTGGTTATGACGACTATGCCGGGAGCGACGTGAGCGGAAAGATTGTCCTTCTGCTCACAGGCAGCCCCGAGGGGGATGATCCCCACGGCCGATTCGGCCGCTACCTTTCGCCGCGCTATAAGACTGTTGCCGCTCGTGATAAGGGAGCGCGCGGCGTCCTGTTCATTGCATCCGAGGAGGATTTGTCGAAGGAGCCGCTGGCACGACTCCGCTACGATCATACATTCGGTGATTCGGGGGTCTTAGCTTTCGTCATCAGTCAGCGCGTGGCCGAGGAAATGCTGAGGACGGCAGGGAGAGACTTGACCGATGTCGTTCATCAAATGAGCACCAGGAAAGCACCCCATTCATTCGCCCTTTCCTCGCTTCGCCTCCGGTGCCGCTCGGATGTGATTAAGGAGAGAAAGACGACGGCCAATGTCGTAGCTCTGTTGCCCGGGGCGGACCCAACGTTCCGCGGGGAGTACATCATCGTGGGAGCCCATTATGATCACCTGGGCCGGGGAGGGGAAGATTCGCTCGCGCCGATGCAGACCGGGCAGATTCACAACGGAGCTGATGATAACGCCTCCGGCGTGGCGGGATTGCTGGAGCTGGCACAGGCCCTGGCCGCCGAGCGCCGCCGACTCAAACGGAGCGTCCTCTTTGTCGCCTTTTCCGCAGAGGAGGAGGGGCTGCTCGGCTCGCGTCACTTCGTTGAGCATCCTCCAGTGCCCCTGGAGCGCGTCATCGCTATGATCAATCTCGATATGATCGGACGGATGAAAGACAATACGCTGATCGTTTATGGACTTGGGACGTCGCCCGTGTGGAAGCCGCTCCTTGAGCGACTCAACCAGGCGGCTCGGTTCCAGTTCTCGGGGCGAGATGATGGGGTCGGCCCGAGCGATCACACATCATTTTATCTCAAGGATATCCCTGTGCTTCACTTCTTCACGGGAGTGCACGAGGATTACCACAAGCCGTCGGATGACGCCGAGAAGATCAATGCTGAAGGCGAGCGTCGCATCGTCACGCTCGTGCGGGATATCGTGAAGGAGCTGCAACAACAGCCGGAGCGACCCCTTTTCACCAAGACGAGGAGCCCCGAGCCGGATCGCACTCAGATGGGCTTCCGCGTCTCAATCGGGACGATCCCTGATTATGGGGCGGAAGTCGAAGGTGTTCGGCTCGCCGGCGTGCGCCCGGGGAGCCCGGCGGAGAAAGCCGGACTCCGCGCGGGCGATATAATCGTCCGCGTGGGACCACGAGATGTGAAGAACGTCTATGACTATACCTACGCCTTGCAGGGCTTGCGGCCAGGACAGGAGGTCGAGTTTATCATCCTGCGAGGAAGCGAGCGACTGACCGTCCGCGTTATTGCTGAACGTCGCTGA
- a CDS encoding zinc-binding dehydrogenase: MLANVLVRPGLLELREVEKPTPGPGEVVVKIRAALTCGTDLKAYLRGHPKMPMPTLFGHEFSGEIADVGRGTRQFREGDAVMSVHSASCGRCYYCQQQQDNLCDLTMSAKILGAYAEYIKVPAHIVEQNMFPKPPNLAFTEAAILEPLACVVHGLGFLKFHRDDTVLIIGAGAIGLMHVLLLRVFGLRHIVVSGRRSFRLRLARELGASIVIDADHEDTAEVVRMVTDGRGADIVIECTGRPEVWQQAISLVRRGGQVVLFGGCPSGTTIALDTARIHYDQITLISPFHYTRRAVRQAYELLCDNRIEVGKLITGQFPLTRLLEVFDLLQRGDCVKYAVIP; this comes from the coding sequence ATGCTAGCCAATGTTCTTGTTCGTCCAGGGCTGCTGGAATTGCGAGAGGTCGAAAAGCCCACGCCGGGTCCAGGCGAAGTGGTCGTCAAGATTCGGGCGGCACTGACCTGCGGGACCGATTTGAAGGCGTACCTGCGCGGCCACCCCAAAATGCCGATGCCGACGCTTTTTGGTCATGAATTTTCTGGTGAGATCGCGGATGTCGGGCGTGGAACCCGACAGTTCCGCGAAGGTGATGCCGTGATGTCGGTCCATTCGGCCTCCTGTGGACGCTGCTACTACTGTCAGCAGCAACAGGACAATCTCTGCGACCTGACGATGTCGGCCAAGATTTTGGGCGCGTACGCCGAGTACATCAAGGTTCCGGCTCATATCGTCGAGCAGAACATGTTCCCCAAACCGCCGAACCTGGCTTTCACTGAAGCGGCGATACTGGAGCCGTTGGCTTGCGTCGTTCACGGGCTCGGTTTCTTGAAATTTCACCGCGACGACACGGTTTTGATCATCGGTGCGGGAGCCATCGGGCTCATGCACGTACTGTTGTTGCGTGTGTTTGGCCTGCGTCATATTGTGGTTTCCGGTCGGCGGTCGTTTCGTCTCCGGCTGGCGCGCGAGTTGGGAGCCAGTATTGTGATTGATGCTGACCATGAGGATACAGCGGAGGTTGTGCGGATGGTCACCGACGGGCGGGGAGCTGACATCGTCATCGAGTGCACGGGTCGGCCCGAAGTCTGGCAACAGGCGATTTCCCTTGTGCGCCGCGGCGGCCAGGTCGTACTGTTTGGCGGGTGCCCCTCGGGTACGACGATCGCTTTGGATACAGCCCGCATTCACTATGACCAGATCACATTGATCAGCCCGTTTCACTACACCCGGCGCGCCGTTCGGCAAGCCTACGAACTGCTCTGCGATAATCGGATCGAAGTGGGCAAACTCATTACGGGGCAGTTCCCACTGACTCGGCTCCTGGAAGTCTTCGATCTCCTCCAACGGGGCGACTGCGTGAAGTATGCTGTCATTCCCTAA
- a CDS encoding SDR family oxidoreductase, which yields MSDWLEGKVALVTGGSRGIGRAIAEALLDAGASVVICSRQRETLERALKDLGERFAARARSATQPVAGMVCDVRDYAQVQRLVQFTVEMFGGVDILINNAGVGIFRHVAELTPDEWNDVIATNLTGVFYCCREVVPVMRQRGGGYIINISSLAGRNAFAGGTAYNASKFGLNGFTEALMHDLRYENIRVSVVMPGSVNTEFGGRTKESDDWRLRPEDVARVVMALLQHDPRSLPSSVELRPAKPPRK from the coding sequence ATGTCGGATTGGCTTGAAGGTAAGGTGGCCCTGGTCACTGGCGGCAGTCGGGGGATCGGACGGGCTATTGCCGAGGCGTTGCTTGACGCGGGAGCGTCGGTAGTGATTTGCTCGCGGCAGAGGGAGACGCTAGAGCGCGCGCTGAAGGATCTCGGCGAGCGCTTTGCTGCCCGCGCTCGCTCCGCCACTCAGCCCGTTGCCGGAATGGTCTGCGATGTCCGCGACTATGCTCAGGTTCAACGTCTCGTGCAGTTCACCGTGGAGATGTTCGGCGGCGTGGATATTCTCATCAACAACGCGGGCGTGGGCATCTTTCGTCACGTCGCTGAATTGACGCCTGACGAGTGGAATGATGTCATCGCGACGAACCTGACCGGGGTCTTCTACTGTTGCCGGGAAGTTGTTCCCGTCATGCGCCAGCGAGGAGGCGGCTACATCATCAATATCAGCTCACTTGCCGGTCGGAATGCCTTCGCCGGTGGGACGGCGTACAATGCCTCAAAATTTGGCCTCAACGGATTCACCGAGGCCCTCATGCATGACCTGCGTTATGAGAACATCCGCGTGAGTGTGGTGATGCCCGGCAGCGTCAATACCGAGTTCGGGGGACGAACCAAAGAATCCGATGACTGGCGTCTCCGACCCGAGGATGTCGCCCGCGTGGTGATGGCCCTCCTCCAGCACGATCCCCGCAGTCTACCGAGCAGCGTCGAACTGCGTCCGGCTAAACCGCCCCGGAAATGA
- a CDS encoding tetratricopeptide repeat protein, translating to MSSLKEATNSAEKIKELLETGRFEEAEKALAELSGSEDPLLRILSAEVSLYFSRFEPVPQLLAAIDPFSLDARTYSRFLLVQGDYALSQLDLDQARQRYEAAYFNYRLFGDRYEKASGLLRLGRMSFVQGKVEEAATLLTEAEGLIKNGETPRSEFLLGLVQMSLGACRLSLGQTEAAKELLDSALLLLQETERCRYYAATLTLEGELLAAAGRYTEAVEFLNEAHILLTRYSISDELARASSRLAATLVRLGRYDEAHRVLLDSLEVHERMEDTRGAAQILYALADFHLERNEIPKAEKIAAEALAQAAKARDDLLQAAIHIVAGRAAARRRDTAAAEKELLAALQIAETYGEKRLEGMSCLYLAEAYYGSSPVKAQEYVARASELLQTLHDPYLDQELQRIAQRSTSERIKLTPDNKLIFDGNFLPNWYSAKEALEQFLLKNALKQAGGNLTKAGEILGITKVHVHNLRKQFGI from the coding sequence ATGTCGAGCCTGAAGGAAGCCACGAATTCGGCGGAGAAAATAAAGGAGCTTCTGGAGACCGGGCGTTTTGAAGAGGCGGAGAAAGCTCTAGCAGAGTTGAGCGGGAGTGAGGACCCCTTGCTCCGCATCCTTTCGGCGGAAGTCTCGTTGTATTTTTCCCGGTTTGAACCGGTCCCCCAATTGCTCGCTGCAATTGATCCTTTTTCCCTGGATGCGCGGACTTATTCTCGCTTCTTACTGGTGCAGGGAGATTACGCACTCAGTCAACTCGATCTTGACCAGGCGCGGCAGCGCTACGAAGCGGCTTATTTCAACTATCGTTTGTTCGGGGATCGGTACGAAAAAGCCAGTGGGTTACTTCGCTTGGGTCGAATGAGTTTCGTCCAGGGGAAAGTCGAAGAAGCCGCCACGCTTCTAACAGAGGCGGAGGGCTTGATCAAGAACGGAGAAACGCCCCGAAGCGAATTCCTGCTCGGTTTGGTACAGATGTCGCTGGGGGCCTGCCGCCTCTCCCTCGGGCAGACGGAGGCGGCCAAAGAGCTGCTTGATTCTGCTCTGCTGTTGCTTCAGGAGACCGAGCGCTGTCGGTATTATGCCGCGACGCTGACTCTGGAAGGCGAGCTTCTGGCGGCGGCGGGAAGATACACGGAAGCCGTCGAGTTCCTCAATGAAGCCCATATCCTTTTGACCCGCTATTCCATCAGCGATGAACTGGCGCGAGCTTCCAGCCGGTTGGCGGCGACGCTCGTGCGGCTGGGACGATATGATGAGGCCCATCGCGTGCTCCTTGACAGCCTCGAGGTCCATGAGCGGATGGAAGACACGCGCGGTGCCGCGCAGATCCTTTACGCCCTGGCTGATTTCCACCTGGAGCGGAACGAAATCCCCAAAGCTGAAAAGATCGCTGCCGAGGCGCTGGCGCAGGCCGCGAAGGCCAGAGACGATCTGCTTCAAGCGGCGATTCACATCGTCGCTGGTCGTGCCGCCGCCCGTCGTCGTGATACAGCCGCGGCTGAGAAGGAACTTCTGGCAGCCCTTCAGATCGCAGAGACCTATGGGGAGAAGCGGCTGGAGGGAATGTCCTGTCTGTATCTGGCGGAAGCCTACTACGGTTCCTCTCCGGTGAAGGCACAGGAATATGTCGCGCGCGCGAGCGAACTTCTTCAGACCTTGCACGATCCGTACCTCGATCAGGAGCTGCAACGGATTGCTCAACGCTCGACCAGTGAGCGGATCAAACTCACTCCCGACAATAAATTGATCTTCGATGGGAACTTTCTCCCTAACTGGTACTCAGCCAAGGAGGCGCTGGAACAGTTTTTGCTCAAAAACGCCCTCAAACAGGCTGGAGGAAATCTCACCAAGGCGGGGGAAATTCTCGGCATCACGAAAGTTCACGTCCACAATCTTCGCAAGCAATTTGGAATTTAG
- a CDS encoding alpha/beta fold hydrolase encodes MTRRHLMDVMIPAAHGQLEGLLEGEGEPEPQAAAILCHPHPQYGGTMHNKVVYRAAQALRESGFVTLRFNFRGVGRSTGTYDFGIGEQDDVRAVIDFMARRYERARLWLIGYSFGAWVGLNVACSDERVTAMVGIGLPVDANDFQFLAHCYKPKFFIQGTNDEFGSVEHLNALLLTLPEPKEVIYIEGADHFFTGKLAELKAAVLTCVRR; translated from the coding sequence ATGACAAGACGTCATCTTATGGACGTGATGATCCCAGCAGCTCATGGCCAGCTCGAGGGCCTGCTCGAAGGAGAAGGGGAACCGGAGCCGCAGGCGGCGGCCATTTTGTGTCACCCCCATCCGCAGTACGGCGGAACCATGCACAACAAGGTCGTCTACCGTGCCGCTCAGGCTCTGAGAGAGAGCGGATTTGTCACCCTGCGATTCAACTTCCGGGGCGTGGGCCGGAGCACGGGAACATACGATTTCGGCATCGGCGAACAGGATGATGTTCGGGCAGTCATTGACTTCATGGCTCGCCGATATGAGAGAGCGCGCCTGTGGCTCATCGGTTACTCCTTCGGGGCCTGGGTGGGGTTGAATGTTGCTTGTAGTGACGAACGCGTCACCGCCATGGTCGGGATTGGTCTGCCGGTTGACGCGAACGACTTTCAGTTCCTCGCCCACTGCTACAAACCCAAATTCTTCATCCAGGGGACAAATGACGAATTCGGCTCGGTGGAGCACCTGAACGCACTGTTATTGACACTGCCGGAGCCCAAGGAGGTCATTTATATCGAAGGGGCCGATCACTTTTTCACCGGGAAGCTCGCCGAGCTGAAAGCGGCCGTCCTGACCTGCGTGAGGCGCTAA
- a CDS encoding tetratricopeptide repeat protein gives MNDEERKAEALALWQQAYECQMRGELDRAIELYKRSLEVYPTAEAHTFLGWTYSFLGRIDEAIAECLKAIEVDPDFGNPYNDIGAYLIEKGQLDAAIPWLEKAKRAPRYEARCYPYVNLGRIYEMKGKWQEAAREYRQALEIEPRYRAAYLALKRVESLLN, from the coding sequence ATGAACGATGAGGAGCGCAAAGCCGAGGCCCTGGCCTTGTGGCAGCAGGCCTATGAATGTCAGATGCGAGGGGAACTGGACCGGGCGATTGAACTCTACAAACGCTCCCTTGAGGTCTATCCCACAGCCGAAGCCCATACTTTTCTCGGGTGGACCTACAGCTTTCTCGGCCGAATTGATGAGGCCATTGCCGAATGCCTCAAAGCCATCGAGGTGGATCCTGACTTCGGCAATCCCTATAACGACATCGGTGCCTATTTGATCGAGAAAGGTCAGTTGGACGCGGCCATCCCGTGGTTGGAGAAAGCCAAGCGAGCGCCCCGCTACGAGGCGCGTTGCTACCCCTACGTTAACCTCGGCCGCATCTACGAGATGAAGGGAAAGTGGCAGGAAGCCGCGCGCGAGTATCGTCAGGCGCTAGAGATCGAGCCACGCTACCGCGCGGCCTACCTCGCCCTCAAGCGCGTCGAGAGCTTGCTCAACTAG